One window of Candidatus Nitrospira kreftii genomic DNA carries:
- a CDS encoding Methyltransferase has translation MSHEVIHRHRAVWEQKPVLRQLYADWYRAMVAWLVSGPTVELGGGTGNLKEHLPEAYCTDVVVLPWLNLVADGQRLPFRSESLANLVLFDCLHHIENVTLFFDEAQRTLRVGGRIIIMDPYLSWFSWPIYRWFHPEPVDYTEDPLYAKPPQAGRRPFDANQAVATILFERNRAGFQVRYPGFSIRHMRRMACAAYPLSGGFDHPSLLPQWLLTPMLRLEHQLERLGRFFAFRMLVVIERRV, from the coding sequence ATGTCTCATGAGGTCATCCATCGCCATCGTGCCGTTTGGGAGCAGAAGCCTGTCCTCCGCCAGTTGTATGCAGATTGGTATCGGGCGATGGTGGCGTGGTTGGTATCTGGTCCGACGGTAGAGCTTGGCGGTGGAACCGGCAATCTAAAAGAGCATCTACCAGAAGCCTATTGTACGGATGTGGTGGTATTGCCGTGGTTGAATCTAGTCGCAGACGGGCAACGGTTGCCGTTTCGGTCTGAGTCGCTCGCCAATTTAGTGCTCTTTGACTGCTTACACCATATCGAAAACGTCACACTCTTCTTCGATGAGGCCCAGCGAACTCTCCGAGTGGGCGGGAGGATCATCATCATGGACCCCTATCTCTCGTGGTTCTCATGGCCGATTTACCGGTGGTTCCATCCGGAGCCGGTGGATTATACGGAAGATCCGCTCTATGCCAAGCCGCCTCAGGCCGGCCGTCGACCGTTCGATGCCAATCAAGCTGTTGCCACGATCTTATTCGAACGTAATCGAGCTGGTTTCCAGGTCCGATATCCAGGGTTTTCTATACGACATATGCGGCGAATGGCCTGTGCCGCATACCCGCTGAGTGGAGGTTTCGACCATCCGTCTCTGTTGCCGCAGTGGTTGTTGACGCCGATGCTCCGGTTGGAACATCAGCTGGAGCGGTTGGGCCGTTTTTTCGCTTTCCGTATGCTTGTCGTCATTGAGCGTCGAGTCTGA
- a CDS encoding multifunctional nucleoside diphosphate kinase and apyrimidinic endonuclease and 3'-phosphodiesterase — MSERTLAIIKPDAVKKQVIGDIIHRYEQAGLKPVAIKMLHMSKSVAEGFYAVHKARPFFGSLCDFMSSGPAVVLVLQGDNAIKKNRELMGATDPAKADAGTIRKAHGTNIEFNAVHGSDSPETAQFEVGYFFPGMEVFQ, encoded by the coding sequence ATGAGTGAACGAACGTTGGCCATCATTAAGCCGGATGCTGTCAAGAAACAGGTCATCGGCGATATCATTCATCGATACGAGCAGGCAGGGCTGAAGCCCGTTGCGATCAAAATGCTGCACATGTCGAAGTCGGTCGCGGAAGGGTTCTATGCCGTACATAAAGCGCGACCGTTCTTCGGAAGTCTCTGTGACTTTATGTCTTCAGGCCCCGCTGTGGTGCTGGTGCTGCAAGGCGACAATGCGATTAAGAAGAACCGCGAACTGATGGGCGCAACGGACCCTGCGAAAGCCGATGCCGGGACCATTCGGAAAGCGCATGGCACGAATATCGAGTTCAATGCTGTTCATGGCTCCGATTCGCCGGAAACGGCGCAATTCGAGGTCGGCTATTTCTTCCCTGGCATGGAAGTCTTCCAGTGA
- a CDS encoding Glycine cleavage system H protein — translation MIPSDLKFHTEHEWVRLNGKRATVGISDFAQDALGDIVFVDLPKVGIAVKVGQQIGEVESTKTTSTIYTPVSGTVIEINNELKDHPEVMNSDPYGKGWIAVIDLVEPGAVEALMTAAQYEAFLASQKKG, via the coding sequence ATGATTCCATCCGATTTGAAGTTTCACACAGAGCACGAGTGGGTTCGTCTGAATGGGAAGCGGGCGACTGTGGGGATCAGTGACTTTGCGCAGGATGCCTTAGGCGATATTGTATTTGTAGATCTTCCTAAAGTGGGCATAGCGGTCAAGGTCGGTCAGCAGATCGGGGAAGTGGAATCGACGAAAACGACCTCGACCATTTATACACCGGTGAGTGGAACGGTCATCGAGATCAATAACGAACTGAAAGACCATCCCGAAGTGATGAATTCCGATCCCTACGGCAAGGGCTGGATCGCCGTGATCGATCTGGTCGAGCCTGGTGCAGTCGAAGCGTTGATGACGGCCGCGCAGTATGAAGCCTTTCTCGCCAGCCAGAAAAAAGGCTGA
- a CDS encoding hypothetical protein (conserved exported protein of unknown function) — translation MKSLLLKLGLLIVAMGVSFGLMAKSHPEDPFAAVTDEGLVEMPPRTPALHERTPKIQEIDSQTRETQQGQSLLDLNRASAGEFEALPGIGAVLAQRVIAFRTSAGGFRTIEDLREVKGIGLKKFDRIKSLVTVSGSRSHGAKQREL, via the coding sequence ATGAAGTCGTTGCTCCTCAAGCTGGGCCTGCTCATCGTCGCGATGGGAGTCAGTTTTGGGCTGATGGCGAAGTCTCATCCAGAGGACCCTTTTGCTGCGGTAACGGATGAGGGGCTCGTGGAGATGCCACCGCGCACACCTGCTCTCCATGAGCGGACGCCAAAGATCCAGGAAATTGATAGTCAGACACGAGAGACACAACAGGGTCAGTCCTTGCTCGACCTTAACCGGGCAAGTGCCGGAGAGTTTGAGGCGCTGCCCGGCATCGGAGCGGTGTTGGCCCAACGTGTGATCGCCTTTCGAACATCTGCTGGAGGCTTTCGTACAATAGAAGATCTCCGTGAGGTTAAGGGGATTGGCTTGAAGAAGTTCGACCGCATCAAGTCATTGGTAACAGTCTCGGGATCTCGATCACATGGAGCGAAACAGCGCGAACTATGA
- a CDS encoding Tyrosine--tRNA ligase, whose product MMDVQQQLDLILRGAVEVIQQVELEAKLKRALAERRPLRVKAGFDPTAPDLHLGHTVLIHKLKHFQDLGHQVIFLIGDFTGMIGDPTGVSETRKALTKEQVQENAKTYQRQIFKILDPTKTMIEFNSRWMGSMTADGLIELAAHYRVARMMERDDFRKRYQDQKPISVHEFLYPLVQGYDSVALKADVELGGTDQKFNLLVGRELQRDYGQESQVVITMPLLEGTDGVKKMSKSVGNYIALEDKPGEMFGKVMSISDALMYRYYELLTTEDLDRAKALHPMEAKQTLAELIVVRYHGVEAGKQARAEFEQKFQKQEFPDEPDARLQLSANDLRDGQTIGLVDLVAKTGLVPSKSEARRLIIQGGVELDGLKQSDANATLAVVVGKQYRLKIGRRKFAMVEWAG is encoded by the coding sequence ATGATGGATGTTCAACAACAACTAGACCTGATCCTGCGCGGGGCCGTGGAGGTGATTCAGCAGGTTGAGCTGGAAGCGAAGCTCAAGCGGGCGCTTGCCGAGAGGCGGCCCTTGCGCGTCAAGGCAGGGTTTGATCCGACTGCTCCTGATCTTCATCTCGGGCATACCGTCCTGATCCACAAGCTAAAGCATTTTCAGGATCTCGGACATCAGGTGATCTTTCTCATCGGCGATTTTACCGGTATGATCGGCGATCCCACCGGGGTCTCCGAAACCCGGAAGGCGTTGACCAAGGAACAGGTACAGGAAAACGCCAAGACCTATCAACGGCAGATCTTCAAGATTCTCGATCCGACCAAGACGATGATTGAATTCAACAGCCGATGGATGGGCTCCATGACCGCGGATGGACTGATTGAGCTGGCTGCGCACTATCGAGTCGCGCGCATGATGGAGCGGGACGATTTCCGCAAGCGCTATCAGGACCAGAAACCCATCAGTGTGCACGAATTTCTTTATCCGCTCGTGCAGGGTTATGATTCTGTGGCGTTGAAGGCGGACGTGGAATTGGGCGGGACAGATCAGAAGTTTAATCTTTTGGTAGGGCGTGAACTACAGCGGGACTATGGGCAGGAGTCACAAGTTGTCATCACAATGCCGTTGCTCGAAGGAACGGATGGTGTCAAGAAGATGAGCAAGAGTGTCGGCAACTATATCGCGCTGGAAGACAAGCCGGGCGAGATGTTCGGGAAAGTCATGTCGATCAGCGATGCGCTGATGTATCGCTACTATGAACTGCTCACGACGGAAGATCTTGATCGTGCTAAGGCCCTCCACCCGATGGAGGCGAAACAGACGCTCGCTGAACTGATCGTGGTGCGTTACCACGGAGTTGAAGCGGGCAAGCAAGCTAGAGCGGAGTTTGAGCAAAAGTTCCAGAAACAAGAATTTCCCGATGAGCCGGATGCGCGATTGCAACTGTCGGCAAATGACCTGCGAGATGGACAGACCATTGGGTTGGTTGATCTGGTTGCCAAAACTGGGCTGGTGCCCAGTAAGAGCGAAGCGCGTCGGTTGATCATTCAAGGCGGTGTTGAACTCGACGGACTAAAACAGAGTGATGCTAATGCGACACTCGCGGTTGTCGTGGGCAAGCAATATCGGCTCAAAATTGGCCGACGGAAGTTTGCCATGGTGGAATGGGCCGGATAG
- a CDS encoding 50S ribosomal protein L28 has translation MALMCEICQKKPVSGNNVSHANNKTRRVFNPNIQTVRAVVGKSHKRIRVCTRCLRSGLVQKAV, from the coding sequence GTGGCACTCATGTGTGAGATTTGTCAGAAGAAGCCTGTATCCGGGAACAATGTCAGCCACGCCAACAATAAGACCAGGCGTGTGTTCAACCCAAACATCCAAACGGTTCGAGCAGTAGTCGGGAAGAGTCACAAACGGATCCGCGTGTGCACTCGCTGCTTGCGGTCAGGATTGGTCCAAAAGGCGGTCTAA
- a CDS encoding putative Vitamin B12 import system, periplasmic binding protein BtuF — translation MKQRVQSSGSIQALRIFYLSQRERYLFVSALSLVAALLMLLSSADGCTGDGCSEMKRRQPGILTGMPFMAHVSSRAFVDDAGRRIYLAKPPARIVSLAPSITEMLFAIGLDEQIVGVTEFCDYPAAAKSKPKVGYSNPSAEALIALRPELVLAPRDFLRPDLQAKLEQLKIPLFVLEAQTVEDILLQIHTLGKMFEKASAANEVTQRMRQRIAGIRRKVETPPARRVLYVLNSQPLITVGPGSFIHQMIGLAGGINIAARAGMAYPKLSMEAVLKDDPEVLIFPSGEVETVPRSEQQQWRRWDSLSAVKKQRFHEVSSNLLNRPGPRVVEALEQLAHAIHPELFGPGEDVVHP, via the coding sequence ATGAAGCAGCGGGTGCAATCCTCAGGGTCTATCCAGGCCTTGAGGATTTTTTATTTGAGTCAAAGGGAGCGATACCTTTTCGTCAGCGCACTGAGCCTTGTGGCTGCGCTGCTGATGCTTCTTTCGTCAGCTGATGGGTGTACCGGAGATGGGTGCAGTGAGATGAAGCGGAGGCAACCAGGAATTCTTACAGGCATGCCCTTTATGGCGCATGTGTCGTCGCGGGCTTTTGTCGATGATGCGGGGCGCAGGATCTACCTTGCCAAGCCGCCCGCTCGCATCGTGTCGCTCGCTCCGAGCATTACCGAGATGCTGTTTGCGATCGGGCTGGATGAACAGATCGTCGGCGTGACCGAGTTTTGTGACTATCCGGCGGCGGCGAAGTCCAAACCCAAGGTCGGATATTCGAACCCGAGTGCAGAAGCCTTGATCGCCCTCCGGCCGGAATTAGTCCTGGCGCCCAGAGACTTTCTCCGCCCGGATCTGCAGGCTAAACTCGAGCAGCTAAAAATTCCGCTTTTCGTTCTCGAAGCTCAAACAGTGGAAGATATCCTGCTTCAAATTCACACATTGGGAAAAATGTTTGAGAAAGCGTCGGCCGCCAATGAAGTAACTCAACGCATGCGGCAACGCATCGCAGGGATTCGGCGCAAAGTCGAAACGCCGCCGGCGCGGCGGGTGCTGTATGTCCTGAATAGCCAGCCGTTGATTACCGTGGGACCGGGAAGTTTCATCCACCAGATGATCGGCCTCGCGGGAGGGATCAATATTGCCGCGCGGGCCGGCATGGCCTATCCGAAACTGAGTATGGAAGCGGTGCTGAAGGACGATCCGGAGGTGCTGATCTTTCCTAGTGGCGAAGTGGAAACAGTGCCGCGTAGCGAGCAACAACAATGGCGGCGCTGGGATTCTCTCTCGGCCGTCAAGAAGCAGCGCTTTCACGAAGTCTCCTCGAATCTGTTGAATCGCCCAGGTCCACGAGTCGTCGAGGCCTTGGAACAACTCGCCCATGCCATCCATCCGGAACTGTTTGGTCCCGGTGAAGATGTCGTTCATCCATGA
- a CDS encoding Cobalamin import system permease protein BtuC, translating to MGVLALTAIAVSFACLRFGAQPIAYAEILRVFLDVLSHKEIDGGTLDVSTTILLQVRLPRMLLGFFVGCSLATVGVALQALLRNPLADPYVLGVSSGAALGAAVGVLLGAGTTFLAETALPAYGFAGGLLALVVVYRMAASYEQLPIHSLLLTGVILNAIFSALIMFITSILEPNRSYGMMAWLMGTLTAPTYGGLAGLAVYLSIGLFLLFSQMRVLNILALGEDSARTLGIDTERAKRFIFVLTALVTGAVVSVSGMIGFVGMVVPHAVRLVTGADHRLLLPASALVGGTFLMGADTLARTLISPAEIPVGIITALAGGPFFVYLLLWRKDRLA from the coding sequence ATGGGAGTTCTTGCTCTTACGGCGATAGCCGTCAGCTTTGCCTGTCTTCGCTTCGGCGCACAACCGATTGCGTATGCCGAGATCCTGCGCGTATTTCTTGACGTGCTTAGCCACAAGGAAATTGATGGTGGGACATTGGATGTCTCGACAACCATTCTCCTGCAGGTCCGACTACCAAGAATGCTGCTGGGTTTTTTCGTCGGGTGTTCACTGGCTACGGTGGGAGTTGCCTTGCAGGCGCTACTACGGAACCCGTTGGCTGATCCCTATGTTCTTGGCGTCTCTAGTGGAGCCGCACTTGGAGCCGCAGTAGGGGTCTTGCTCGGAGCAGGCACCACATTTTTGGCGGAAACCGCGTTGCCGGCATACGGGTTTGCCGGAGGCCTCCTGGCGTTAGTGGTTGTCTATCGAATGGCCGCCAGCTATGAGCAGTTGCCGATCCATAGTCTGTTGCTGACTGGGGTGATTCTAAACGCCATCTTTTCAGCTTTGATTATGTTTATTACCTCGATCCTGGAGCCGAATCGTTCGTACGGGATGATGGCCTGGTTGATGGGCACGTTGACCGCTCCCACATACGGTGGCCTGGCCGGGCTCGCCGTCTATCTTTCGATCGGCCTATTTCTTCTGTTCAGCCAAATGCGGGTTCTCAACATCTTGGCGTTGGGAGAAGATTCTGCTCGCACTCTGGGAATCGATACGGAAAGGGCGAAGCGGTTCATCTTTGTGTTAACGGCGTTGGTGACCGGCGCGGTCGTGTCCGTCAGCGGCATGATCGGATTTGTCGGCATGGTTGTTCCCCACGCCGTGCGGTTGGTCACAGGCGCGGACCATCGGCTGCTTCTTCCCGCGTCAGCTCTGGTCGGTGGCACCTTTCTTATGGGCGCCGATACGCTTGCGCGGACGTTGATATCGCCCGCAGAAATTCCGGTGGGCATCATTACCGCCCTGGCCGGTGGACCGTTCTTTGTGTATCTCCTGCTCTGGCGAAAGGATCGCTTGGCGTGA
- a CDS encoding Hemin import ATP-binding protein HmuV has protein sequence MSEVSDSRSKQEAFAGSVDVIDPYPAYDVQAVRFRYQSKGSDAIRWILEDVSFSVRAGEVLGVVGPNGSGKTSLLKVLARLMSPLQGRIALFGQELASMAQQEVACVVGVVPQDTQQLFPFTVAETVLMGRFPHRPRGRWTSGFGWESREDVAIVEEAMMTVDIIHVAHRAVTDLSGGERQRAMIARALAQTPRVLLLDEPTAFLDLQHQVEICSVLVRLKEERRLTVVLVSHDLNLVSQYCDRILLLDRGQVVRLGRPEDVIEPEVLESVYRCRVLVDRHPGTGLPRVTLPGRSLSGGT, from the coding sequence GTGAGTGAGGTGTCCGACAGCCGATCGAAGCAAGAAGCCTTTGCCGGCTCAGTCGACGTCATCGACCCATATCCGGCGTACGACGTGCAGGCCGTTCGGTTCCGCTACCAGTCCAAGGGATCGGATGCCATCAGGTGGATCCTTGAGGATGTCTCCTTTTCCGTTCGAGCGGGTGAAGTGCTGGGTGTCGTCGGCCCCAATGGGTCTGGAAAAACCTCCTTGCTAAAAGTGCTGGCGCGGCTCATGAGTCCGCTGCAAGGTCGCATCGCCTTGTTCGGACAGGAGTTAGCCTCTATGGCTCAGCAAGAGGTTGCCTGTGTCGTAGGAGTCGTGCCGCAAGATACCCAACAGCTCTTTCCGTTTACCGTGGCAGAAACCGTTCTCATGGGGCGGTTTCCTCATCGGCCTCGCGGCCGATGGACCAGCGGATTCGGATGGGAAAGTCGAGAAGACGTGGCTATTGTTGAAGAAGCAATGATGACGGTGGATATCATCCACGTGGCTCATCGTGCCGTCACGGATCTTTCCGGTGGCGAGCGACAGCGCGCCATGATTGCACGGGCGCTTGCGCAGACACCGAGAGTCTTGTTGCTCGATGAGCCGACTGCGTTCCTCGATCTGCAGCATCAGGTTGAAATCTGTTCGGTGTTGGTCCGGCTCAAAGAGGAACGCCGATTAACCGTTGTTCTCGTGTCACATGATTTAAATCTCGTCAGCCAGTATTGCGACCGCATTTTGTTGCTGGATCGCGGTCAGGTGGTACGGCTGGGCCGCCCAGAAGACGTGATTGAACCGGAAGTCTTGGAGTCGGTGTATCGGTGCCGAGTGTTGGTGGATCGGCATCCGGGAACCGGGTTGCCCCGGGTGACGCTTCCTGGACGTTCTCTATCGGGAGGAACGTGA
- a CDS encoding hypothetical protein (conserved protein of unknown function) yields the protein MRVGKIALLHLETVPGAIERNRYVIVEAIKHAAGTGAEWIVTPELAVCGLQFAHVVGSEWIQPQPDPWMQQVCKLVKALKRTVFLACPEREGGRCYNSVFVIGPTGDILGKHRKINVVSDSLAWSSPGDRVAPIECDGIKVGVLICSDVYTSNIARALRFEGAQMLVSPASWGPGIHGPNGEWEQRTHETGLPLIVCNRTGAEKTLDFWKAPSLVVKEGTRLLVHTSKKSAVLTFTWDFEGMALRSSRYMIDYIRN from the coding sequence ATGAGAGTGGGCAAGATCGCGCTGCTTCATCTTGAGACCGTTCCTGGAGCCATCGAGCGGAACCGGTATGTGATTGTCGAGGCCATCAAGCACGCCGCGGGAACAGGTGCCGAGTGGATCGTGACACCGGAGCTTGCGGTGTGCGGACTACAGTTTGCCCACGTGGTCGGCTCGGAGTGGATACAGCCGCAACCCGACCCATGGATGCAACAGGTCTGCAAACTGGTCAAGGCTTTGAAGCGAACCGTCTTTCTTGCCTGCCCGGAGCGGGAGGGAGGTCGGTGCTATAACTCGGTGTTTGTTATCGGTCCGACCGGTGACATTTTGGGGAAACATCGCAAGATCAATGTGGTGAGCGATTCACTGGCATGGTCGAGCCCCGGCGACCGTGTCGCTCCTATCGAGTGCGATGGGATTAAGGTCGGTGTACTCATCTGTAGTGACGTCTATACATCGAATATCGCCAGAGCGCTGAGGTTCGAAGGCGCTCAGATGTTGGTGTCGCCGGCGTCGTGGGGTCCCGGCATTCACGGTCCAAATGGGGAATGGGAGCAACGGACTCATGAAACAGGGTTGCCTTTAATTGTCTGTAATCGAACCGGCGCAGAAAAGACGTTGGACTTTTGGAAGGCCCCGAGTCTTGTTGTGAAGGAGGGCACGCGTCTGCTCGTCCACACGTCCAAGAAATCTGCCGTGCTGACGTTTACATGGGATTTCGAAGGCATGGCGCTGCGCTCTTCACGATATATGATCGATTACATCCGGAACTAA
- a CDS encoding putative TonB-dependent Cobalamin outer membrane transporter BtuB, which produces MRRVRPWFVSTGILFLLWSFLFCFPVRAQEVAMADQSEVIQAPDVVVSATKTPIPAKQVTSAVEVITGEEMQQRKVRTVAEALRWAQGLSVNQSGGLGTSVDVRMRGGTPEQTLVLIDGAIVNSATIGNYDFANLTSDNIERIEILRGSQSMLWGSDAMGGVINITTKRGRDKPNVSAFAEYGSFNTIREGASLSGKKGPIDFSGSITRLDTAGFSAINYRRGATERDGYHNWQGSVRLGADLPKDGRLEFSFRWLRGSVSFDGFAFNSVTFASEPADVFGARSRNSQYIFAGNYSQPITTWWSQQLTVSRATESLVSYGGTIEQNVVTGATGPLGFPFSSQIETTSNRLEWQHNIQVGKPLLLTGGYQFREQKGDNTDVLLQAPAFSNKALSSHGGFGEAQLNLWDRLFATAGVRQDEYNVFGSATTYRVTGGYLVKETGTKLRGSYSTGFRAPTINQLFFPNFGNPNLKPERSQGLDAAIEQTLPNDRGTISVGYFWTRYRDLILSAQDPIACGIGPFGANFCALNVGLATARGFEATVKLHVYRDQPWAKSLDLLVHYTYTDTENFQNGQATRVPKWPLNQWSAILSYQPIEALRGNLEGRYIGERFNNVGNSNPIPSFLVWNVSASYDVTKYMQAYIRFDNIFNEKYEEILFLGTPIRSIFGGVRINYDLPI; this is translated from the coding sequence ATGCGACGTGTTCGTCCGTGGTTTGTCTCTACCGGTATTCTGTTCCTACTGTGGAGCTTCTTGTTCTGCTTTCCCGTACGTGCTCAGGAAGTCGCGATGGCCGACCAGTCGGAGGTAATTCAGGCTCCCGACGTAGTGGTGAGCGCGACCAAGACCCCCATTCCGGCCAAACAAGTCACCAGCGCCGTGGAAGTGATCACCGGCGAAGAGATGCAACAGCGAAAAGTCAGAACCGTGGCGGAAGCCTTGCGCTGGGCTCAAGGACTTTCGGTCAACCAGAGCGGAGGACTGGGCACCAGTGTTGATGTCCGGATGCGCGGAGGAACACCGGAACAAACGCTCGTGCTCATCGATGGGGCGATCGTCAACAGTGCCACAATCGGCAATTACGACTTTGCCAACCTCACATCCGACAACATCGAACGGATTGAAATCTTACGAGGGAGTCAGAGCATGCTCTGGGGGTCGGATGCGATGGGGGGCGTGATTAATATTACGACGAAGCGAGGACGGGACAAACCCAATGTGTCCGCGTTCGCCGAGTACGGTTCGTTTAATACCATTCGTGAAGGAGCCAGTCTATCGGGGAAGAAGGGGCCCATAGATTTCTCCGGTTCGATCACTCGCTTGGATACGGCCGGTTTTTCGGCGATCAATTATCGGCGTGGCGCAACGGAGCGCGATGGATATCACAACTGGCAAGGATCGGTTCGGCTAGGAGCTGATCTCCCCAAAGATGGACGCCTGGAGTTTAGCTTTCGATGGTTGCGGGGCAGCGTGAGTTTCGATGGATTTGCGTTTAACTCGGTTACTTTTGCCTCTGAGCCAGCTGATGTGTTTGGTGCGCGATCTCGAAATTCGCAATATATCTTCGCGGGAAACTATTCACAACCCATCACGACTTGGTGGTCACAACAGCTCACCGTATCGAGAGCGACTGAATCTCTTGTCAGTTATGGAGGAACCATCGAGCAAAATGTGGTGACCGGAGCGACAGGACCGCTCGGTTTTCCGTTCAGTTCGCAGATCGAGACCACCAGTAATCGGCTGGAATGGCAGCACAACATTCAAGTTGGTAAGCCTTTGTTGCTGACGGGGGGATATCAATTTCGTGAGCAGAAAGGCGATAACACCGATGTGTTGCTTCAGGCGCCTGCGTTTTCGAACAAGGCCCTCAGTAGCCATGGTGGATTCGGTGAGGCTCAACTAAATCTCTGGGATCGTCTGTTTGCAACTGCCGGCGTTCGGCAGGATGAATACAATGTTTTCGGAAGCGCTACGACGTATCGAGTGACCGGCGGGTATTTGGTCAAAGAAACTGGTACGAAGTTACGCGGGAGCTATTCAACCGGCTTTCGGGCTCCGACGATCAACCAGCTGTTCTTTCCCAATTTCGGCAACCCTAATTTGAAGCCAGAGAGAAGCCAGGGATTGGACGCGGCCATCGAACAAACGCTGCCGAATGATCGAGGGACCATCAGTGTGGGGTATTTCTGGACACGATATCGGGACCTCATTCTTTCTGCTCAAGATCCCATCGCTTGCGGAATCGGACCGTTTGGAGCCAACTTCTGTGCTCTGAACGTCGGTCTTGCCACCGCACGAGGCTTCGAAGCAACCGTCAAATTGCATGTGTATCGCGACCAACCTTGGGCCAAAAGCCTCGATTTGCTGGTTCACTATACGTACACGGATACGGAAAACTTTCAAAATGGCCAGGCCACACGTGTTCCCAAATGGCCGCTTAACCAATGGTCAGCCATTCTCAGCTATCAACCGATCGAGGCATTGCGAGGTAATCTGGAAGGGCGATATATCGGAGAACGGTTTAACAATGTTGGGAACAGTAATCCGATCCCGTCTTTTCTCGTCTGGAATGTGTCAGCCAGCTATGACGTGACGAAGTATATGCAGGCCTACATCCGTTTTGACAACATCTTCAATGAGAAATACGAGGAAATTTTGTTTCTCGGCACACCGATCCGGTCGATTTTCGGCGGCGTGCGAATCAATTATGATCTTCCGATCTAG
- a CDS encoding 5,6-dimethylbenzimidazole synthase, protein MRQATGRFSGAEREAVYRAIFERRDVRRNFLPEPIPDAVMMRLLTAAHYAGSVGFMQPWDFVVIRNRTTKHAVKDLFVDANTKASARYAGAKGALYGQLKLEGIEEAPINLCITCSRRRGGPQVLGRSTVRATDLYSTCCAVQNLWLAARAEGIGVGWVSILDHEVLKRLIGVPKTVTVLAYLCLGYVSKFEGKPDLEAAGWRRRIPVGRLIHYESWGNRAYDKRENSDAHHQGLYKNRGCRKNQTGRRAAGLER, encoded by the coding sequence ATGAGGCAGGCCACTGGTCGATTTTCAGGTGCTGAGCGAGAGGCTGTCTATCGGGCGATTTTCGAGCGGCGAGATGTGCGCCGAAATTTTCTGCCTGAGCCGATTCCGGATGCGGTGATGATGAGGCTGCTCACGGCAGCGCATTATGCGGGATCGGTAGGATTCATGCAGCCGTGGGATTTCGTGGTCATCCGCAATCGTACGACGAAGCACGCGGTGAAGGACCTCTTCGTCGATGCGAACACCAAAGCGTCCGCTCGATATGCAGGCGCCAAGGGGGCATTGTACGGGCAGCTGAAGCTGGAAGGCATTGAAGAAGCGCCGATTAATCTGTGCATCACGTGTAGCCGACGGCGTGGGGGGCCACAGGTGCTTGGCCGCTCCACGGTACGCGCAACGGACTTGTACAGCACCTGCTGTGCCGTTCAGAATCTCTGGCTGGCCGCTCGTGCCGAAGGCATCGGTGTCGGGTGGGTCAGTATTCTGGACCACGAGGTACTGAAACGCCTGATCGGTGTCCCCAAGACGGTGACGGTCCTCGCCTATCTTTGCCTCGGCTATGTGTCCAAGTTTGAAGGTAAGCCCGATTTAGAAGCAGCTGGGTGGCGGAGACGGATTCCAGTTGGTCGGTTGATTCATTATGAGTCATGGGGCAATCGAGCCTATGACAAGAGGGAGAACAGTGATGCGCATCACCAAGGTCTATACAAGAACAGGGGATGCAGGAAAAACCAGACTGGCCGGCGGGCAGCAGGTCTGGAAAGATAG
- a CDS encoding Cob(I)yrinic acid a,c-diamide adenosyltransferase: MDELNASVGVVRVMNADMTNEHRAAQRLEEELRWVQNKLFDVGSILATAPGQTFKNMPQVGGQDVTRLEKLIDRCQKDLEPLKEFILPGGGKVSGFLHQARTICRRAERLCVALSKTEPVDSTIIKFINRLSDALFVLARWVAKTQGEPEFLWDRDVAKKVE; this comes from the coding sequence GTGGATGAACTCAATGCGTCGGTCGGCGTAGTTCGTGTGATGAATGCCGACATGACCAACGAACACCGGGCGGCCCAGCGGCTCGAAGAAGAACTGCGCTGGGTGCAAAATAAGTTATTCGATGTGGGAAGTATTCTTGCGACGGCGCCGGGGCAGACATTCAAGAATATGCCGCAAGTAGGGGGGCAGGACGTCACGCGCCTGGAAAAACTGATCGATCGCTGCCAAAAGGATCTGGAACCCCTTAAAGAATTCATCCTGCCTGGCGGAGGGAAAGTATCCGGCTTTCTGCATCAAGCCAGGACGATCTGCCGTCGAGCCGAGCGGTTGTGTGTGGCGCTTTCAAAAACAGAGCCGGTCGATTCGACGATCATCAAGTTCATCAATCGGCTGAGTGATGCGCTGTTTGTGTTGGCCCGTTGGGTCGCCAAGACACAGGGCGAGCCGGAATTCTTATGGGACCGTGATGTTGCCAAGAAAGTCGAGTAG